One stretch of Girardinichthys multiradiatus isolate DD_20200921_A chromosome 2, DD_fGirMul_XY1, whole genome shotgun sequence DNA includes these proteins:
- the si:dkey-24l11.2 gene encoding uncharacterized protein si:dkey-24l11.2 isoform X2, giving the protein MENEEEMKTEEKKSEPVHQTQQLCRFFSQGRHCNFGKRCRFLHVREDGEDHERKTAESPSQPDVTPTGSQDSGQHKGDKSLTHNPTFAPASARRPCRYFHLGHCTMEDRCRFWHPPPFPPVDDSSVTVIQSKAMPRHLPVSRPGGLQEVKLCDMTEDKAKEMRDTEIKQLKKRFPKDQLIIQESGDGKLTYYRVTVEATDPDWPFDLKEVDIMVSFPDNYPLEIFTLDIPLDQDLPPVMAKHVQQASLEWLQAKHATNQLLGKVEMLFRPFRRWLDRSLERLFTEGARQLKKDIDLEKAGLQFIPYQELKVSVTETSDPASGSAADEDTCNTADKTQYEDSEEEEPTQCDEGQLQEEDGSHLVENIKINDPRRGTEIKLIGLRLGENTATVIAQQITVCLQCNRCKVTADLTLSGRTTCSAQCEKCNADINAAFRPCMIHHYSDVLGYLDLQNAIASDLVLQDCDLTLGCLSCSQEVPVEKVFYGQTKEFNCENCHSKLSIMAESTRFQYIQPRSSNKTDSSAVSYKTIRDPAVQKGKPLPDKGTCKHYKQSHRWLRFPCCGRAYACDVCHDENQDHPMELATRMICGFCAKEQPYANGKPCVSCGSMMTRGMRTSHWEGGLGCRNKVKMSRNDRQKYTNTNKTVSRKAASDKK; this is encoded by the exons ATGGAGAATGAAGAGGAAATGAAAACTGAAGAGAAAAAATCTGAGCCAGTTcaccaaacacagcagctgtGCCGCTTCTTCTCCCAAGGGCGACACTGTAATTTTGGAAAGAGATGTAGATTTCTGCATGTAAGAGAAGATGGCGAAGATCATGAGAGGAAAACTGCTGAGTCACCCAGCCAGCCTGATGTTACTCCCACTGGCTCTCAGGACTCTGGCCAACATAAGGGAGACAAGTCGCTTACACACAACCCAACGTTTGCCCCAGCCTCTGCCCGCCGCCCCTGTCGCTACTTTCACTTGGGGCATTGCACCATGGAGGACAGATGTCGCTTCTGGCACCCACCACCGTTCCCTCCGGTGGATGACTCATCTGTTACTGTTATTCAGAGTAAAGCCATGCCACGCCATCTTCCAGTGTCCCGTCCCGGCGGCCTGCAGGAGGTGAAGCTGTGCGACATGACTGAGGACAAGGCCAAGGAGATGCGAGACACCGAGATCAAGCAGCTGAAAAAGCGTTTCCCTAAAGATCAGCTGATTATTCAGGAGAGCGGCGACGGCAAACTGACTTATTACAGGGTGACGGTAGAGGCCACGGATCCAGACTGG CCTTTTGATCTGAAAGAAGTTGATATAATGGTTAGCTTCCCAGACAACTACCCCCTGGAG ATTTTCACATTAGATATACCGCTGGACCAGGACTTACCACCAGTCATGGCAAA GCATGTGCAACAAGCCTCTTTGGAGTGGCTTCAGGCTAAACATGCTACCAACCAGCTGCTGGGAAAGGTGGAGATGTTGTTCCGGCCTTTTCGCCGCTGGCTGGATCGGAGCTTGGAGAGACTGTTCACCGAAGGAGCCAGACAG CTTAAGAAAGACATTGATTTAGAAAAAGCCGGCCTGCAGTTTATACCATACCAGGAACTCAAGGTTTCTGTGACTGAAACCTCTGACCCTGcttctggttctgctgctgATGAGGATACCTGTAACACGGCTGACAAGACACAATATGAGGACTCGGAGGAAGAAGAGCCTACACAGTGTGATGAAGGTCAGCTGCAGGAGGAAGATGGGAGCCATCTGGTGGAGAACATTAAAATCAACGATCCCCGCAGAGGTACAGAGATCAAGCTGATCGGCCTCAGGCTGGGGGAAAACACTGCCACCGTTATTGCCCAGCAGATTACTGTTTGCCTGCAGTGTAACAG GTGTAAGGTGACTGCAGATCTGACTCTCAGTGGAAGGACAACCTGCTCAGCTCAATGTGAGAAGTGTAATGCGGACATAAACGCTGCATTCAGGCCCTGCATGATCCACCATTACAGCGACGTCCTGGGATACTTAGACCTTCAAAATGCCATAGCCTCTGACCTCGTACTTCAGGACTGCGACCTGACTTTGGGATGCCTTAGCTGCTCTCAGGAGGTCCCTGTGGAG AAAGTTTTCTATGGACAAACAAAGGAGTTTAACTGTGAGAACTGCCACAGCAAACTCAGCATCATGGCTGAGAGCACAAGGTTCCAGTACATTCAGCCTCGATCCTCCAACAAAACAG ATTCCAGTGCTGTCAGCTACAAAACAATAAGAGATCCAGCTGTGCAGAAAGGGAAGCCGCTGCCGGATAAAGGAACATGCAAACATTACAAACAGAGCCATCGTTGGCTCAG GTTTCCCTGCTGTGGTCGGGCATATGCCTGTGATGTGTGCCACGATGAGAACCAGGACCACCCCATGGAACTCGCCACCAGGATGATCTGTGGATTTTGCGCCAAAGAACAG CCCTACGCTAACGGAAAGCCTTGCGTCAGCTGTGGGAGCATGATGACGAGAGGCATGCGCACCAGCCACTGGGAGGGAGGGCTGGGATGtagaaataaagtcaaaatgagCAG AAATGATCGACAGAAATACACCAACACCAACAAAACGGTTTCAAGGAAGGCAGCCAGTGACAAGAAGTGA
- the si:dkey-24l11.2 gene encoding uncharacterized protein si:dkey-24l11.2 isoform X1, giving the protein MENEEEMKTEEKKSEPVHQTQQLCRFFSQGRHCNFGKRCRFLHVREDGEDHERKTAESPSQPDVTPTGSQDSGQHKGDKSLTHNPTFAPASARRPCRYFHLGHCTMEDRCRFWHPPPFPPVDDSSVTVIQSKAMPRHLPVSRPGGLQEVKLCDMTEDKAKEMRDTEIKQLKKRFPKDQLIIQESGDGKLTYYRVTVEATDPDWPFDLKEVDIMVSFPDNYPLEIFTLDIPLDQDLPPVMAKHVQQASLEWLQAKHATNQLLGKVEMLFRPFRRWLDRSLERLFTEGARQLKKDIDLEKAGLQFIPYQELKVSVTETSDPASGSAADEDTCNTADKTQYEDSEEEEPTQCDEGQLQEEDGSHLVENIKINDPRRGTEIKLIGLRLGENTATVIAQQITVCLQCNRCKVTADLTLSGRTTCSAQCEKCNADINAAFRPCMIHHYSDVLGYLDLQNAIASDLVLQDCDLTLGCLSCSQEVPVEKVFYGQTKEFNCENCHSKLSIMAESTRFQYIQPRSSNKTDSSAVSYKTIRDPAVQKGKPLPDKGTCKHYKQSHRWLRFPCCGRAYACDVCHDENQDHPMELATRMICGFCAKEQPYANGKPCVSCGSMMTRGMRTSHWEGGLGCRNKVKMSRNDRQKYTNTNKTVSRKAASDKKKTLNLDQ; this is encoded by the exons ATGGAGAATGAAGAGGAAATGAAAACTGAAGAGAAAAAATCTGAGCCAGTTcaccaaacacagcagctgtGCCGCTTCTTCTCCCAAGGGCGACACTGTAATTTTGGAAAGAGATGTAGATTTCTGCATGTAAGAGAAGATGGCGAAGATCATGAGAGGAAAACTGCTGAGTCACCCAGCCAGCCTGATGTTACTCCCACTGGCTCTCAGGACTCTGGCCAACATAAGGGAGACAAGTCGCTTACACACAACCCAACGTTTGCCCCAGCCTCTGCCCGCCGCCCCTGTCGCTACTTTCACTTGGGGCATTGCACCATGGAGGACAGATGTCGCTTCTGGCACCCACCACCGTTCCCTCCGGTGGATGACTCATCTGTTACTGTTATTCAGAGTAAAGCCATGCCACGCCATCTTCCAGTGTCCCGTCCCGGCGGCCTGCAGGAGGTGAAGCTGTGCGACATGACTGAGGACAAGGCCAAGGAGATGCGAGACACCGAGATCAAGCAGCTGAAAAAGCGTTTCCCTAAAGATCAGCTGATTATTCAGGAGAGCGGCGACGGCAAACTGACTTATTACAGGGTGACGGTAGAGGCCACGGATCCAGACTGG CCTTTTGATCTGAAAGAAGTTGATATAATGGTTAGCTTCCCAGACAACTACCCCCTGGAG ATTTTCACATTAGATATACCGCTGGACCAGGACTTACCACCAGTCATGGCAAA GCATGTGCAACAAGCCTCTTTGGAGTGGCTTCAGGCTAAACATGCTACCAACCAGCTGCTGGGAAAGGTGGAGATGTTGTTCCGGCCTTTTCGCCGCTGGCTGGATCGGAGCTTGGAGAGACTGTTCACCGAAGGAGCCAGACAG CTTAAGAAAGACATTGATTTAGAAAAAGCCGGCCTGCAGTTTATACCATACCAGGAACTCAAGGTTTCTGTGACTGAAACCTCTGACCCTGcttctggttctgctgctgATGAGGATACCTGTAACACGGCTGACAAGACACAATATGAGGACTCGGAGGAAGAAGAGCCTACACAGTGTGATGAAGGTCAGCTGCAGGAGGAAGATGGGAGCCATCTGGTGGAGAACATTAAAATCAACGATCCCCGCAGAGGTACAGAGATCAAGCTGATCGGCCTCAGGCTGGGGGAAAACACTGCCACCGTTATTGCCCAGCAGATTACTGTTTGCCTGCAGTGTAACAG GTGTAAGGTGACTGCAGATCTGACTCTCAGTGGAAGGACAACCTGCTCAGCTCAATGTGAGAAGTGTAATGCGGACATAAACGCTGCATTCAGGCCCTGCATGATCCACCATTACAGCGACGTCCTGGGATACTTAGACCTTCAAAATGCCATAGCCTCTGACCTCGTACTTCAGGACTGCGACCTGACTTTGGGATGCCTTAGCTGCTCTCAGGAGGTCCCTGTGGAG AAAGTTTTCTATGGACAAACAAAGGAGTTTAACTGTGAGAACTGCCACAGCAAACTCAGCATCATGGCTGAGAGCACAAGGTTCCAGTACATTCAGCCTCGATCCTCCAACAAAACAG ATTCCAGTGCTGTCAGCTACAAAACAATAAGAGATCCAGCTGTGCAGAAAGGGAAGCCGCTGCCGGATAAAGGAACATGCAAACATTACAAACAGAGCCATCGTTGGCTCAG GTTTCCCTGCTGTGGTCGGGCATATGCCTGTGATGTGTGCCACGATGAGAACCAGGACCACCCCATGGAACTCGCCACCAGGATGATCTGTGGATTTTGCGCCAAAGAACAG CCCTACGCTAACGGAAAGCCTTGCGTCAGCTGTGGGAGCATGATGACGAGAGGCATGCGCACCAGCCACTGGGAGGGAGGGCTGGGATGtagaaataaagtcaaaatgagCAG AAATGATCGACAGAAATACACCAACACCAACAAAACGGTTTCAAGGAAGGCAGCCAGTGACAAGAA AAAAACCCTAAATCTGGATCAGTGA
- the LOC124859703 gene encoding cholesterol 25-hydroxylase-like protein 1, member 2, protein MAFADNSLDIWTNFLGQNSLLQPLWDNLRLNYQDYVRSPLFPVVLTVSSYFIFCIPYLVCDIMGDRWPWVQQFKIQPSYRPTVSSLLHCTGVTLYNHVFLVLPASVAQWLWRPPADLPDQAPRLIVLIVGVIGNLLLFDFQYFIWHLLHHRIRWLYITFHAIHHKYSSPFALATQCLGGWELVTVGFWTTLNPVVLKSHLLTTWVFMLVHVYVSVEDHCGYDFPWSTSRLIPFGIYGGPSKHDVHHQKPSTNFAPHFSHWDNIFGTHADFSFCNAMK, encoded by the coding sequence ATGGCTTTTGCAGATAACAGCCTAGATATCTGGACTAATTTCTTGGGACAAAACTCTCTCTTGCAACCTCTATGGGACAACCTGAGGCTAAACTACCAGGACTATGTGAGATCTCCCCTCTTCCCTGTTGTTCTGACTGTGTCTTCGTATTTCATCTTCTGCATCCCTTATCTTGTTTGTGACATCATGGGGGATAGGTGGCCTTGGGTGCAACAATTCAAGATACAGCCGAGCTACCGACCAACAGTCTCTTCATTGCTGCACTGCACCGGTGTCACCTTGTACAACCATGTGTTTCTCGTGCTCCCTGCATCAGTGGCTCAGTGGCTATGGAGACCACCGGCAGACCTCCCAGACCAGGCTCCCAGGCTGATAGTGCTGATTGTTGGGGTGATAGGCAACCTCCTTCTTTTTGATTTCCAATACTTTATTTGGCACCTGCTCCATCACAGAATCAGGTGGCTGTACATCACCTTTCATGCCATCCACCACAAGTACTCATCTCCCTTTGCTCTTGCCACCCAGTGTCTGGGTGGCTGGGAGCTGGTCACAGTGGGGTTTTGGACCACTCTGAATCCCGTGGTCCTGAAATCTCATCTACTCACCACATGGGTTTTCATGTTAGTGCACGTGTATGTTTCGGTGGAAGATCATTGTGGCTATGATTTCCCCTGGTCCACATCTCGTCTGATACCATTTGGCATCTATGGAGGACCCAGTAAGCACGATGTGCACCATCAGAAACCCAGCACCAATTTTGCACCTCACTTCAGTCACTGGGACAACATATTTGGCACACATGCCGACTTCAGCTTCTGTAATGCTATGAAATAA
- the si:dkey-31c13.1 gene encoding uncharacterized protein si:dkey-31c13.1 isoform X2, with product MTIQLESSADVDALVRRLEEGSLTKFVTFSVDRHYNDKDWQPLPMNRVHWQWAGGSGMPSIEFTGIPFMFVGSKRLVCHQGKDLAVAQKRKYFEEKARKMLEDHSLACKKSRQPSTKKVGCSATISVSKIATFSKFKVVDNAERSKKAASKMLRMALERDPVVWETRFAVAHSSEHAGHADGKNADMTLASGQIPHKRTRKLDLRRKCVKLTKQLMDSLNAIEDHRTLEEVSQILSTLLKDLAHLNSNVEGKPLHLEAKKTGVFSELPTPLSQRGLEGPESVHTEKVGAQDDCMHGLTS from the exons ATGACGATCCAGCTTGAAAGCTCCGCAGATGTGGATGCTTTGGTTAGAAGACTAGAGGAGGGGTCGCTGACTAAGTTTGTCACTTTTTCTGTGGACCGACATTACAATGACAAAG ATTGGCAGCCTTTGCCTATGAACCGGGTGCACTGGCAGTGGGCCGGCGGCTCTGGGATGCCTTCTATTGAATTTACCGGAATCCCTTTTATGTTTGTGGGGTCTAAAAGGCTTGTCTGCCATCAAGGCAAAGATCTCGCTGTGGCCCAGAAGAGGAAGTATTTCGAAGAAAAGGCTAGAAAGATG CTGGAGGACCACAGCCTTGCCTGCAAAAAATCCCGTCAGCCATCTACCAAAAAGGTGGGATGTTCAGCGACCATATCAGTCAGCAAGATAGCGACATTTTCTAAATTTAAG GTGGTGGACAACGCAGAAAGGAGTAAAAAGGCAGCTTCAAAGATGCTGAGAATGGCCCTGGAGAGAGATCCGGTGGTTTGGGAAACACGCTTTGCTGTGGCACATTCAAGTGAGCATGCAGGACATGCAGATGGGAAAAATG CAGATATGACCTTAGCATCTGGCCAGATCCCACACAAACGAACAAGGAAGTTAGATCTGAGAAGAAAATGTGTCAAACTCACCAAACAACTTATGGACAGCTTAAATGCGATTGAGGACCATCGAACACTTGAGGAGGTTTCACAGATTCTAAGCACCCTGCTGAAAGATCTAGCTCATCTGAACAGCAATGTGGAGGGAAAGCCTCTTCATCTTGAAGCAAAGAAAACCGGAGTTTTCTCAGAACTTCCAACTCCACTATCGCAGAGGGGTCTTGAGGGGCCTGAATCTGTACACACAGAGAAAGTGGGAGCTCAGGATGACTGCATGCATGGACTCACAAGTTAA
- the si:dkey-31c13.1 gene encoding uncharacterized protein si:dkey-31c13.1 isoform X1: protein MTIQLESSADVDALVRRLEEGSLTKFVTFSVDRHYNDKDWQPLPMNRVHWQWAGGSGMPSIEFTGIPFMFVGSKRLVCHQGKDLAVAQKRKYFEEKARKMLEDHSLACKKSRQPSTKKVGCSATISVSKIATFSKFKVVDNAERSKKAASKMLRMALERDPVVWETRFAVAHSSEHAGHADGKNEADMTLASGQIPHKRTRKLDLRRKCVKLTKQLMDSLNAIEDHRTLEEVSQILSTLLKDLAHLNSNVEGKPLHLEAKKTGVFSELPTPLSQRGLEGPESVHTEKVGAQDDCMHGLTS, encoded by the exons ATGACGATCCAGCTTGAAAGCTCCGCAGATGTGGATGCTTTGGTTAGAAGACTAGAGGAGGGGTCGCTGACTAAGTTTGTCACTTTTTCTGTGGACCGACATTACAATGACAAAG ATTGGCAGCCTTTGCCTATGAACCGGGTGCACTGGCAGTGGGCCGGCGGCTCTGGGATGCCTTCTATTGAATTTACCGGAATCCCTTTTATGTTTGTGGGGTCTAAAAGGCTTGTCTGCCATCAAGGCAAAGATCTCGCTGTGGCCCAGAAGAGGAAGTATTTCGAAGAAAAGGCTAGAAAGATG CTGGAGGACCACAGCCTTGCCTGCAAAAAATCCCGTCAGCCATCTACCAAAAAGGTGGGATGTTCAGCGACCATATCAGTCAGCAAGATAGCGACATTTTCTAAATTTAAG GTGGTGGACAACGCAGAAAGGAGTAAAAAGGCAGCTTCAAAGATGCTGAGAATGGCCCTGGAGAGAGATCCGGTGGTTTGGGAAACACGCTTTGCTGTGGCACATTCAAGTGAGCATGCAGGACATGCAGATGGGAAAAATG AAGCAGATATGACCTTAGCATCTGGCCAGATCCCACACAAACGAACAAGGAAGTTAGATCTGAGAAGAAAATGTGTCAAACTCACCAAACAACTTATGGACAGCTTAAATGCGATTGAGGACCATCGAACACTTGAGGAGGTTTCACAGATTCTAAGCACCCTGCTGAAAGATCTAGCTCATCTGAACAGCAATGTGGAGGGAAAGCCTCTTCATCTTGAAGCAAAGAAAACCGGAGTTTTCTCAGAACTTCCAACTCCACTATCGCAGAGGGGTCTTGAGGGGCCTGAATCTGTACACACAGAGAAAGTGGGAGCTCAGGATGACTGCATGCATGGACTCACAAGTTAA
- the si:dkey-31c13.1 gene encoding uncharacterized protein si:dkey-31c13.1 isoform X3, with the protein MTIQLESSADVDALVRRLEEGSLTKFVTFSVDRHYNDKDWQPLPMNRVHWQWAGGSGMPSIEFTGIPFMFVGSKRLVCHQGKDLAVAQKRKYFEEKARKMLEDHSLACKKSRQPSTKKVGCSATISVSKIATFSKFKVVDNAERSKKAASKMLRMALERDPVVWETRFAVAHSSEHAGHADGKNGCIPPPARTPLEMCASSPPTQP; encoded by the exons ATGACGATCCAGCTTGAAAGCTCCGCAGATGTGGATGCTTTGGTTAGAAGACTAGAGGAGGGGTCGCTGACTAAGTTTGTCACTTTTTCTGTGGACCGACATTACAATGACAAAG ATTGGCAGCCTTTGCCTATGAACCGGGTGCACTGGCAGTGGGCCGGCGGCTCTGGGATGCCTTCTATTGAATTTACCGGAATCCCTTTTATGTTTGTGGGGTCTAAAAGGCTTGTCTGCCATCAAGGCAAAGATCTCGCTGTGGCCCAGAAGAGGAAGTATTTCGAAGAAAAGGCTAGAAAGATG CTGGAGGACCACAGCCTTGCCTGCAAAAAATCCCGTCAGCCATCTACCAAAAAGGTGGGATGTTCAGCGACCATATCAGTCAGCAAGATAGCGACATTTTCTAAATTTAAG GTGGTGGACAACGCAGAAAGGAGTAAAAAGGCAGCTTCAAAGATGCTGAGAATGGCCCTGGAGAGAGATCCGGTGGTTTGGGAAACACGCTTTGCTGTGGCACATTCAAGTGAGCATGCAGGACATGCAGATGGGAAAAATG ggtgtatcccgcctccCGCCCGTACACCGCTGGAGATGTGCGCCAGCTCCCCCCCCACACAACCCTGa